From Companilactobacillus heilongjiangensis, one genomic window encodes:
- a CDS encoding DUF1828 domain-containing protein has translation MDTVEMRKAYFEWLRENEKYTELSTNSIRIETPFLDNSLEHIVLYVTNDNPKIIITDNGRTLDNLETHGFTFKIGSPRYILLHSILKMFDLDIFDGEVHIECMEEDFPFAKQKILQGLIRINDLTFLNDVD, from the coding sequence ATGGATACTGTTGAAATGAGAAAAGCTTATTTTGAATGGCTCAGAGAAAACGAAAAATATACCGAATTATCAACTAATTCAATTCGTATTGAAACTCCGTTTTTAGATAACTCGCTTGAACATATTGTTTTATACGTCACTAACGATAATCCTAAAATTATTATCACTGACAACGGTCGGACTTTGGATAATCTTGAGACTCATGGTTTCACCTTCAAAATAGGATCACCCAGATATATTTTGTTACATTCTATTTTGAAAATGTTTGATTTAGATATATTCGATGGTGAAGTACACATTGAGTGTATGGAAGAAGATTTTCCCTTTGCAAAACAGAAAATACTTCAGGGGTTAATCAGAATAAATGATTTAACATTTCTTAACGACGTAGACTAG
- a CDS encoding SLAP domain-containing protein, which translates to MKKTMLLLVCALLGTGSAVATAASSVTNVNAQSVTQKGNYAQVSSDEAQLYNQNGDKINIALDKDSTWQVAKTQSINGSDYYQVSSDGYLSAKDSFAYKNRRMIIKVQSLDGADKDVNVYDHNLVQRNDVQLAANSKWATDTEINYSNGVPFLRVAPDQYVAMYDVVEQSFSATI; encoded by the coding sequence ATGAAGAAAACTATGTTACTACTAGTCTGTGCACTTTTAGGTACTGGTAGCGCAGTTGCCACTGCAGCCAGTTCTGTTACAAATGTCAACGCTCAATCAGTTACTCAAAAGGGTAATTATGCTCAAGTAAGTAGCGATGAAGCTCAACTTTACAATCAAAACGGAGACAAAATTAATATTGCTTTGGACAAAGACAGTACTTGGCAAGTTGCCAAGACACAAAGCATTAACGGAAGCGACTATTACCAAGTCTCATCTGATGGATATCTTAGTGCAAAGGATAGTTTTGCATACAAAAACCGTCGAATGATTATCAAAGTTCAATCACTCGACGGCGCAGATAAAGATGTAAATGTTTATGATCATAATTTAGTTCAAAGAAATGATGTTCAACTTGCAGCCAATAGTAAATGGGCTACAGATACTGAAATCAATTATTCGAACGGTGTTCCATTTTTACGTGTTGCCCCTGATCAGTACGTTGCCATGTACGATGTTGTGGAACAATCATTTAGTGCTACTATCTAA
- a CDS encoding SLAP domain-containing protein, whose protein sequence is MKRKVIVVFFTILLGIGFSFLPIQSVKAESVTSGYFVDVSAHSAEVYNSSGDSLGKSEPENSCWYLGRTATIDGKDYYQIGTNEYLSSSDSYMYRDRPEVIRVETDEDVPVYNHDFVESSSVALAPGTYWYSDRVITTPDGMPFVRVATDEYVGMWNVIQQSFTER, encoded by the coding sequence TTGAAAAGAAAGGTTATAGTAGTGTTTTTTACGATTCTACTAGGAATAGGATTTTCATTTTTACCAATCCAAAGTGTCAAGGCTGAGTCTGTAACTAGCGGATATTTCGTTGACGTTAGCGCACATTCTGCAGAAGTATATAATTCCTCTGGCGATTCATTAGGAAAATCAGAGCCTGAAAATAGTTGTTGGTATCTTGGGAGAACCGCAACTATCGACGGCAAAGATTACTATCAAATTGGAACAAATGAGTACTTGAGTTCCAGTGATAGCTATATGTATCGCGATAGACCAGAGGTTATTAGAGTAGAGACCGATGAAGATGTTCCTGTCTATAACCACGACTTTGTTGAGAGCTCAAGTGTTGCTTTGGCTCCAGGTACTTATTGGTATTCTGATCGTGTGATTACCACTCCAGATGGTATGCCATTTGTCCGTGTTGCCACCGATGAATATGTTGGTATGTGGAATGTGATTCAGCAATCGTTTACAGAAAGATAA
- a CDS encoding PH domain-containing protein, with amino-acid sequence MISKPRRLSPAAILFFFYKDIKNLFIPAAVFAFATFQQARFWTITGLVSLFLLVVVGDVVKYMTFSYQFFDQEILVRKGIFVKKVNHIPYDRIQNVTANQWFFLRPFKLEELEIETAGHSDGPEVSLAAVSVDLKDELNNYRKQFKTTETVVENEETTLSGQSYAITWRELIKFSLTSPAFLSGLLVVLAIYGKVQHSISAQMYAAAAQEFSHLGWVIVVVGMLLIVLAFYLVSVFVLIARYYHFHLTMENNQFEMQYGFFKTKKTSISQSRIQAVVVKQTLLRRMLNIASVKLVIISNSKKEDTEKDIIVMPVIETVKLTGFMHKFFPNIPVEKGQALAANSGTYYYDLRNAIIFSLVTDLIIGLFIFKISVILVLVVIVISAIIWIVPAYLNARRAAVAVMDDKYVFLQNNHLTSKNSYFVPKNSIQLLERRQSIWLGRKKFAHLRLSCRSGIGERNLKVKYLPQAQVDRVVEWYKKSSN; translated from the coding sequence ATGATATCTAAACCGAGAAGATTGAGCCCGGCTGCCATTTTATTTTTCTTTTACAAAGATATTAAGAACTTATTTATTCCTGCGGCTGTATTTGCGTTTGCGACGTTTCAACAAGCTAGATTTTGGACGATAACCGGTCTTGTCAGCCTTTTTTTATTGGTAGTTGTTGGCGATGTTGTGAAATATATGACGTTCAGCTATCAATTTTTTGATCAAGAGATTTTGGTTAGAAAGGGTATTTTCGTTAAGAAAGTTAATCATATTCCTTATGATCGAATTCAAAATGTGACAGCTAATCAATGGTTCTTCTTGCGACCATTTAAATTAGAAGAACTAGAAATTGAAACAGCTGGTCATTCGGATGGACCAGAAGTGAGTTTGGCGGCAGTTTCAGTGGATTTAAAGGATGAACTAAACAACTATCGTAAACAGTTCAAAACTACTGAGACTGTGGTTGAAAATGAAGAAACAACTCTGAGCGGTCAGTCATATGCAATAACGTGGCGAGAATTGATCAAATTTTCTTTAACGTCACCAGCATTTTTGTCAGGATTATTAGTTGTTTTGGCGATTTATGGCAAGGTACAGCATTCAATCAGTGCACAAATGTACGCGGCGGCTGCTCAAGAATTTTCCCACTTAGGTTGGGTCATAGTTGTTGTGGGTATGCTGCTGATAGTTTTGGCTTTTTATCTTGTGTCAGTTTTTGTTTTAATTGCTCGATATTATCACTTCCATCTGACAATGGAGAACAATCAATTTGAGATGCAATATGGATTTTTCAAGACGAAGAAAACGAGTATTTCTCAAAGTCGTATTCAAGCAGTTGTAGTTAAACAGACCTTGTTGAGAAGAATGCTGAATATTGCTTCAGTTAAACTGGTAATTATTTCCAACTCTAAAAAAGAGGATACGGAAAAAGATATTATCGTTATGCCAGTGATTGAAACAGTCAAATTAACAGGTTTTATGCACAAGTTTTTCCCTAATATTCCTGTGGAAAAGGGACAAGCTTTGGCTGCTAATTCCGGAACTTATTACTATGATTTACGAAATGCCATAATTTTTAGTTTGGTAACGGATTTAATAATTGGCTTATTTATCTTCAAAATCTCGGTTATTTTAGTGCTTGTCGTAATAGTGATTTCAGCAATAATCTGGATTGTTCCAGCGTATTTGAACGCTAGAAGAGCTGCCGTTGCGGTGATGGATGATAAATATGTCTTCCTGCAGAATAATCACCTGACATCTAAGAATTCGTATTTTGTACCTAAGAACAGCATTCAGTTATTAGAACGCCGTCAGAGTATCTGGTTGGGTAGAAAGAAGTTTGCTCATTTGCGATTAAGTTGTCGTTCAGGTATTGGTGAAAGAAATTTAAAAGTTAAATATTTACCGCAAGCACAAGTTGATAGGGTGGTTGAATGGTACAAAAAAAGTTCTAATTAG
- a CDS encoding MucBP domain-containing protein: MVNFADSTLAALVKAGLGLKSTDNITVGDIKSYTKAVTLEVNEQTYMASNPATSQLTPSQYTPVESLNGIQYLKLLPSDMIDLRVRLGSDANANTDLTPLYGIKFNNLSLVGNFSNPNAKEIDVNQITKLEVPSYGGVGLDGDQDYNGINNAELKTLAPWVIAYSNNGQQYDYFGLDSTSVTDYSPLKGVNRTANLNISVTGGSYNPTPIYAVKGQPIKFTAQPFTGLDGEDLASSYYFSTSVPAGTAKIYNLKNLGNDKYELDGADTSATTLTYGNAGLNANYNPTTSLDGITLKYYGKSVFISNFMNGQPIIWQDHPNVTINYVDSTGKSIMTKTVNGTNIGDAFDLTGDTAVAGYKLTSPTTDLKGAYTQDPQVITLTYAKIPKPHSSSSSSSTPAKKPTPIKVPSETANGEKVDFQYIPDDSVGVEAALAHIGVKATATIHGKLFYLLSSGEVVEASSYNFVKEATSGIVRTFGTAVTPVNAYGEPLTRSLLANTEWKYSNIVTIKGASYYQVATNEFIPVAKSLAFTPATKSTVVNVAQKAMIYDSQGKSTGKTLPSGSVWKTDGCAVIDGVTMYRVSTDGWISEKVSTTYQPVKTVYKAESETTVYSSTGEATAKKLPIGSSWKADRIVTIGGQEYLRIATNEFVKYLA; the protein is encoded by the coding sequence GTGGTAAATTTTGCCGATTCAACTTTAGCAGCGTTAGTTAAGGCAGGACTAGGCTTGAAATCAACAGATAATATTACTGTCGGGGATATTAAAAGTTATACAAAAGCAGTAACACTTGAGGTCAATGAGCAAACTTATATGGCTTCAAATCCGGCAACATCCCAATTGACGCCGTCGCAATATACTCCAGTTGAAAGTTTGAATGGGATTCAATATTTGAAACTTTTGCCTTCGGATATGATTGACTTGCGAGTAAGACTTGGTTCAGATGCTAATGCCAATACTGATTTGACGCCTCTGTATGGCATTAAATTTAATAATTTGTCATTGGTTGGTAATTTTAGTAATCCGAATGCGAAAGAAATAGATGTAAATCAGATTACTAAATTGGAAGTTCCATCCTATGGAGGAGTCGGTCTTGATGGTGATCAAGATTATAACGGTATTAATAATGCTGAACTAAAGACGCTTGCACCGTGGGTAATAGCGTATTCTAATAACGGTCAACAATACGATTATTTTGGCTTGGATAGTACTTCAGTCACTGATTATTCACCTTTGAAAGGTGTTAATAGGACAGCCAACCTTAATATTAGTGTGACTGGCGGTTCCTATAATCCAACGCCAATTTACGCTGTCAAAGGTCAACCGATTAAATTTACCGCTCAGCCATTCACTGGACTAGACGGTGAAGATTTGGCATCCAGCTATTACTTTTCAACATCTGTGCCTGCAGGTACGGCTAAAATCTATAATTTGAAAAATCTTGGTAATGATAAATATGAATTGGATGGCGCTGACACCAGTGCTACAACGTTGACATATGGTAATGCTGGGTTGAATGCTAACTATAATCCAACTACTAGTTTGGATGGAATTACTTTGAAATATTATGGCAAGAGTGTTTTCATAAGTAACTTCATGAACGGACAACCTATTATTTGGCAAGATCATCCCAATGTAACTATTAACTACGTCGATAGCACTGGTAAATCAATTATGACAAAGACTGTTAATGGTACAAATATCGGCGATGCCTTCGATTTAACTGGTGATACCGCAGTTGCTGGTTATAAATTGACCAGTCCGACAACTGATTTGAAAGGTGCGTATACTCAGGACCCACAAGTGATTACTTTGACATACGCTAAGATTCCAAAGCCTCATTCATCAAGTTCAAGTAGCTCGACTCCAGCTAAGAAACCAACTCCCATCAAAGTTCCAAGTGAAACAGCTAATGGCGAAAAGGTGGATTTCCAATATATTCCAGACGATTCCGTTGGTGTTGAGGCCGCTTTAGCTCATATTGGCGTTAAAGCAACCGCCACTATCCATGGAAAACTTTTCTACCTATTGAGTTCTGGTGAAGTTGTAGAAGCGTCGAGTTACAACTTTGTTAAGGAGGCTACTTCTGGTATTGTCAGAACCTTTGGTACTGCTGTGACACCTGTAAATGCCTATGGTGAGCCTTTGACTAGATCATTGTTGGCAAATACTGAGTGGAAATATAGCAACATTGTTACGATTAAAGGTGCTAGTTATTATCAAGTTGCTACCAATGAATTTATTCCAGTTGCCAAGTCTTTGGCATTCACACCAGCCACTAAGTCAACAGTTGTAAACGTTGCTCAAAAGGCAATGATTTACGATTCTCAAGGCAAGAGTACCGGCAAGACATTACCAAGTGGCAGTGTTTGGAAGACTGACGGTTGCGCTGTAATTGACGGCGTTACAATGTATCGTGTTTCAACTGATGGTTGGATTAGCGAGAAAGTTTCCACAACTTATCAACCGGTTAAAACTGTCTACAAAGCTGAGTCTGAGACAACTGTTTATAGTAGTACAGGTGAAGCAACTGCTAAGAAACTTCCTATTGGTAGTTCATGGAAAGCAGATCGAATTGTCACAATTGGTGGACAAGAATATCTAAGAATCGCGACAAATGAATTCGTTAAATATCTTGCATAA
- a CDS encoding helix-turn-helix domain-containing protein: MQLDYLLVTLSYIYLCGGIVLLINIITIDGSVLPLFLGSIIYNKRREMNLTQIELANDICTQNTISKIEKHNIAPTVNILIKICLKLSLTLNDVFSDFTTESSVKEESALDAIEKDVLLEKISDIDERMSSLEGKLNDNDMKQYELISGVMDYWNKNYDVSLFDLDKVLQYTKSAGDDIYTLLAYLFKGMNYLGQKHNDRAQYYFKMITTSVDEVSQISNASDLEILFICKTLAKSYNIMGLYKRSYDFSRCGLNIAQTRHVSYFLDELNYQAAYSIKDDNNEKQAYQDYYNLALYLAKSNKNESLLAKMR; the protein is encoded by the coding sequence GTGCAATTGGATTATTTATTGGTCACACTGTCATATATATATTTGTGTGGTGGTATAGTATTATTGATAAATATCATAACGATAGATGGGAGTGTGTTGCCATTGTTTCTTGGATCTATTATTTATAATAAAAGACGAGAAATGAATTTGACTCAAATTGAGTTAGCTAACGATATTTGTACTCAAAATACGATAAGTAAGATTGAAAAGCATAATATAGCCCCAACGGTTAACATTTTGATCAAGATTTGTTTGAAGCTGAGCTTGACGTTGAATGATGTATTCAGTGATTTTACTACCGAATCTTCAGTCAAGGAAGAGAGTGCTTTGGATGCGATTGAAAAGGATGTTTTGCTCGAGAAAATCTCAGATATCGACGAAAGAATGTCATCATTGGAAGGTAAGTTGAACGATAATGACATGAAGCAGTATGAATTGATTAGTGGTGTGATGGATTACTGGAACAAGAATTACGATGTTTCATTATTTGATTTAGACAAGGTATTGCAATATACCAAGTCCGCCGGGGACGATATCTACACTTTGCTTGCATATTTGTTCAAGGGGATGAATTACTTAGGACAAAAGCATAATGATCGTGCTCAGTATTATTTCAAAATGATCACTACTTCAGTTGACGAAGTTTCTCAAATCTCAAATGCCAGTGATTTGGAAATTCTCTTTATTTGTAAGACGCTTGCTAAATCTTACAACATCATGGGATTGTATAAGAGGTCATATGATTTCAGTCGTTGCGGATTAAACATTGCTCAAACAAGACATGTATCTTATTTCTTGGATGAACTCAATTATCAAGCTGCCTATTCAATTAAGGACGACAATAATGAAAAGCAAGCTTATCAAGATTATTACAATCTTGCCTTGTACTTAGCAAAGTCGAATAAGAATGAATCATTGCTCGCCAAAATGCGTTAA
- a CDS encoding PH domain-containing protein — translation MDKVKRLPKGIKTIWRIHALIEFIIFALIMIGIGFIRLALSSTAKGYFDLIMIIILILGMIIFIGSLFLVNYLWAFWTYYIDERQVQLHSGYFFRKQVIIPIARVQNVTLKQGPILRWKDLQKVIIVTASGRSEIDGIKSEQADQLKETIMKLAQEAKNDI, via the coding sequence ATGGATAAAGTTAAGAGGCTACCCAAGGGTATTAAAACTATTTGGCGGATTCATGCGTTGATTGAATTTATTATTTTTGCATTAATTATGATTGGAATAGGCTTTATTAGGTTGGCATTATCATCGACTGCTAAGGGTTATTTTGATTTGATAATGATTATTATTTTGATATTAGGGATGATTATATTTATCGGAAGTTTGTTTCTGGTCAATTATTTGTGGGCATTTTGGACGTATTACATTGATGAACGACAAGTTCAATTGCACAGTGGCTATTTTTTTCGGAAGCAAGTGATTATTCCGATTGCCCGAGTTCAAAATGTAACTTTGAAACAGGGTCCAATTTTACGTTGGAAAGATTTACAAAAGGTAATTATTGTTACCGCATCAGGTCGTAGTGAGATTGACGGTATCAAGTCGGAACAAGCTGACCAGTTGAAGGAGACTATTATGAAGCTGGCTCAGGAGGCTAAAAATGATATCTAA
- a CDS encoding SLAP domain-containing protein: MRFQQLKSDSNIIMRKKLVKSKKNWVVISSLMFAGGMLLFGTPDIVQAADVKPAVTNSMPSNTGGTSSSPTLNPVNKNTKVPAKVPTKTVKEDVKTPVTSIKTPTPSADISKKKVEPVAKSAGTHIKSDDFVADTSKKPTETTPKTVTSTKSASNIPTDTKSQATKPIQAPEVSPVKGQANTTEIVSKNDDVLGWKVTDNNTILHIYGPLTDQKGGNTEHWGGHTKQITTISIDKEVNAPLNSSYLFANMENLITINNLGNLKFLNTRKGVSNTTNTEGMFKNDSKITKIDLSKNNVRKIRNISHMFENDTLLKSITLSGDCFMNITNGSYAFANDVNLNSFISTDRPDSSSTNAWKIASEDKKDPVLSKNLKVNLLSMFKNDKSLTDLNIYLWDWPVFTETGDSTKGEGMFDGTNLTSITLSSKLHFDLKTYLTSQKGSIWIASSVQPIGEFNPKTYKGPAKFHGITAIDDKQKVTDGLGFLYDGNILTGNAKKLPDRAIYWAVPEPSEKDVTNQVTVHTNQGDITKRVSGKVGDTKIVHLDSRWTASNGIIYSLQSGSSVKVTIEQTQAETPNGYEAIYKSIPVDGGSTYLKTNLPKKLVHLEIPAGIAGEIKTITITKDSLPQGYKIKNGTPSTIKVTYSDSSDNHYTFDSTELEITGITIPGISNKSISTPVGKKYFNIPDGTVDTTSEPFTLPETDGYTAPNITATYNANGSITLRRFTTGKDNGEIINPIELTDSSIYTPNETKPGSFVVTLKDGSNGSTDYGAEYVGKTISIDSPEISGYKPNQKQIKGTIDVNGKFIPDPDSSYSYTGDTVKKSELTVSTPNGNETIPIPEGNIGTFNKISFPDIPGYTPKKITVKYVVDDNKQETVIFQDSDGKTIDPSKINNYQGNNTNPGTYTFTLKDGSKATIPYGEETVGKKVHFKAPTINGYHTSSGAQIIGTIDVDGKFIPDSSPDSIYQGDIFEITNQSVNTPNGAKNLEIPKGTVGTSTKIDLPPVSGYTTSKITVIYNANKTITLKDDNKKIVDLNKLSNYTGKRFNSGTFHFKLNANSAGSTTYGPVSVGDSLKIKSPAIKGYTPVNEEISGKIDATGNFIPDNPKDLNYTAITLTGHSQMILTPVGKEPLQIPDGKVGTSTSLTLPEVNGYTSPTFRVNYGPNGITISDIDNNHSIDFGNSNFYTGVPVTGAKLIVKNPNGLETITLTIPEGKYGDKSKTISAPNLPGYFAPAIIATYQPDGTLKIIDAKNPKLVIDQKQTLTYKKKPSRGSSHHNLKQPDISDINPIQQTISTFADKTAVQIFQLDSNKQMNFITNRVLNNAISWNSDAKITVNSINYYRIAANQWAQANQVYLYNPINERIRTYDDSAKLLYQAENKLISNRELSVNSAWITDRETEINGTKYYRVATNEFVNADDVYIYSPVDLIITTHKVQTKIYTAKGDLVTDRSLANNTSWKVDSITYINNEKYYRVATNEFIKSSDIAIKDVH; encoded by the coding sequence ATGAGATTTCAACAATTGAAAAGTGATTCGAACATAATCATGCGAAAAAAATTAGTTAAATCAAAAAAGAATTGGGTCGTGATCAGTAGTCTGATGTTTGCGGGTGGAATGCTTTTATTTGGTACGCCAGATATAGTTCAAGCCGCAGATGTTAAACCTGCTGTGACTAATTCAATGCCTTCAAATACTGGTGGGACTTCTTCTTCGCCTACCTTGAATCCTGTTAATAAAAATACAAAAGTTCCGGCAAAAGTTCCTACAAAAACAGTTAAAGAGGATGTCAAAACACCTGTTACTTCTATAAAGACTCCTACTCCATCAGCCGACATTTCTAAGAAAAAAGTTGAACCTGTAGCAAAATCTGCCGGTACACATATTAAGTCAGACGATTTTGTAGCTGATACATCCAAGAAACCAACTGAAACTACGCCAAAAACTGTTACTTCGACTAAATCAGCTTCAAACATACCTACAGATACGAAGTCTCAGGCTACCAAGCCAATTCAAGCTCCAGAAGTTTCTCCCGTTAAGGGGCAGGCAAATACCACAGAAATAGTCTCAAAAAATGATGACGTTCTTGGTTGGAAAGTCACTGATAACAATACTATCTTGCATATTTATGGACCTCTGACCGATCAAAAGGGTGGCAATACTGAACATTGGGGTGGTCATACAAAACAAATCACTACTATTAGTATTGATAAAGAAGTTAACGCTCCTCTGAATTCTTCTTACCTATTCGCCAATATGGAGAATTTAATCACTATTAATAACTTGGGGAATTTGAAATTTTTAAATACAAGAAAAGGTGTTTCTAATACAACTAACACTGAGGGAATGTTTAAAAACGATTCGAAAATAACGAAAATTGATTTATCTAAAAATAATGTTCGAAAAATACGCAATATAAGTCATATGTTTGAAAATGATACCTTACTTAAATCGATAACTCTTTCTGGCGATTGCTTTATGAATATTACTAATGGAAGTTATGCTTTTGCTAATGATGTAAATTTGAACAGTTTTATTAGTACTGATAGGCCCGATTCATCTAGTACTAATGCTTGGAAAATTGCCTCTGAAGATAAAAAAGATCCCGTTCTCTCAAAAAATTTAAAAGTAAATTTGCTATCTATGTTTAAAAATGATAAATCGCTAACTGATTTAAATATTTATTTATGGGACTGGCCAGTATTCACTGAAACTGGTGATTCAACTAAGGGTGAAGGTATGTTTGATGGGACTAACCTAACAAGTATCACTTTAAGCTCCAAGCTTCATTTCGACCTCAAAACATACCTAACATCCCAAAAAGGAAGCATTTGGATAGCTAGTTCAGTTCAGCCGATAGGTGAATTTAATCCTAAAACTTATAAAGGGCCTGCTAAATTTCATGGAATAACAGCAATTGATGATAAACAAAAAGTAACTGATGGTTTAGGGTTTCTATACGATGGAAATATACTAACGGGAAACGCAAAAAAGCTTCCTGACCGTGCGATTTATTGGGCAGTCCCAGAACCATCTGAAAAAGATGTAACTAACCAAGTTACGGTTCACACTAATCAAGGGGATATAACCAAACGTGTTTCTGGTAAGGTTGGGGATACAAAAATTGTTCATTTGGATTCTAGGTGGACAGCTTCAAATGGAATAATTTATTCCTTACAATCAGGAAGCTCCGTCAAAGTAACTATAGAACAAACACAAGCAGAAACTCCTAACGGTTATGAAGCTATATACAAATCAATCCCTGTTGATGGCGGCAGTACATACCTTAAGACAAATTTACCAAAAAAATTGGTCCATCTTGAAATTCCAGCAGGCATCGCTGGTGAAATTAAAACTATTACTATTACTAAAGATTCTTTACCTCAAGGTTACAAAATCAAAAATGGTACACCTAGTACTATCAAAGTAACTTACAGTGATAGTTCAGATAACCACTACACATTCGATTCGACAGAACTTGAGATTACTGGAATTACCATCCCTGGAATTTCTAACAAATCTATAAGTACACCTGTCGGGAAAAAATATTTCAATATTCCTGATGGTACAGTTGACACAACATCAGAGCCTTTTACTCTACCTGAAACTGATGGATATACTGCACCCAATATAACCGCAACTTACAATGCTAATGGCTCAATTACATTAAGGAGGTTCACTACAGGAAAAGACAATGGAGAGATTATTAATCCCATTGAACTAACTGATTCTAGTATTTATACCCCTAATGAAACCAAACCGGGATCATTTGTAGTGACTTTAAAAGACGGTTCAAATGGTTCAACTGATTATGGAGCTGAATATGTTGGAAAAACTATATCCATCGATTCTCCTGAAATTTCAGGTTACAAACCAAATCAAAAACAAATCAAGGGAACTATTGACGTCAACGGTAAATTTATTCCTGATCCCGATTCAAGCTATTCCTATACTGGAGACACAGTGAAAAAAAGTGAGTTAACGGTCTCTACTCCCAACGGTAACGAAACAATACCTATTCCCGAGGGTAATATTGGCACCTTCAACAAGATTTCTTTTCCAGATATTCCCGGATACACTCCAAAAAAAATCACAGTAAAATATGTGGTCGATGATAATAAACAGGAAACCGTTATATTTCAAGACTCCGACGGCAAGACCATTGACCCCAGTAAAATCAATAATTATCAAGGAAATAACACCAATCCTGGGACTTATACTTTCACTTTAAAAGATGGTTCCAAAGCCACAATTCCATATGGTGAAGAAACCGTTGGTAAAAAAGTACACTTCAAAGCCCCTACAATAAATGGTTATCACACATCGTCAGGTGCTCAAATCATCGGAACCATCGATGTCGATGGAAAATTTATCCCCGATTCATCCCCTGATTCAATCTATCAAGGAGATATATTTGAAATAACCAATCAATCAGTAAATACACCTAATGGTGCAAAGAATTTGGAAATCCCCAAAGGTACTGTTGGTACTTCAACGAAAATAGATTTGCCCCCAGTATCTGGCTATACGACTTCAAAAATAACAGTCATTTATAACGCAAACAAAACAATTACGTTAAAGGATGATAATAAAAAAATTGTCGACCTAAATAAACTTTCTAACTACACTGGAAAAAGATTCAATTCTGGAACTTTCCATTTCAAATTAAATGCTAATTCTGCCGGAAGCACTACTTATGGTCCAGTATCAGTTGGTGATTCTTTGAAGATTAAATCACCCGCTATCAAGGGATATACACCTGTAAATGAAGAAATATCTGGCAAAATCGATGCAACCGGCAACTTCATTCCGGATAATCCCAAAGATTTAAACTATACAGCGATTACGCTTACCGGACATTCTCAAATGATATTAACACCAGTAGGTAAAGAACCTCTCCAAATTCCAGACGGAAAAGTTGGAACTTCAACCTCCCTCACTCTACCAGAAGTGAATGGCTACACATCTCCAACATTTCGGGTTAACTATGGACCTAACGGTATAACAATCAGCGACATTGACAACAATCATTCAATTGATTTCGGCAACTCCAACTTTTACACTGGGGTTCCAGTCACCGGTGCAAAACTTATCGTCAAAAATCCTAATGGACTTGAAACAATCACCCTGACAATTCCTGAAGGAAAATATGGGGACAAATCGAAAACAATTTCAGCTCCAAACTTACCTGGCTACTTTGCCCCCGCAATCATCGCCACTTACCAACCCGATGGCACGCTCAAAATTATTGATGCCAAAAATCCAAAACTAGTAATTGATCAAAAACAGACTTTAACGTACAAAAAAAAGCCCTCAAGGGGCTCAAGTCATCACAATCTGAAACAACCAGATATTTCAGATATAAATCCAATCCAACAAACGATTTCAACTTTTGCGGATAAAACAGCTGTCCAAATTTTTCAACTGGATTCAAATAAACAAATGAATTTCATTACCAACCGTGTCCTAAATAATGCAATTAGTTGGAACAGTGATGCCAAAATAACGGTGAATAGTATTAATTACTATCGGATTGCTGCCAACCAATGGGCTCAAGCAAATCAAGTTTATTTATACAATCCAATCAATGAACGAATCAGAACTTACGACGATTCCGCCAAACTACTTTACCAAGCTGAAAATAAACTAATTTCTAATCGTGAGCTGTCCGTAAATAGTGCATGGATAACCGACCGTGAAACTGAAATTAATGGCACGAAATATTACCGTGTAGCAACAAATGAATTCGTCAACGCTGACGATGTCTACATCTACTCACCCGTGGATCTAATCATAACTACTCATAAAGTCCAAACTAAAATTTACACTGCTAAAGGAGACTTAGTCACTGACCGCTCACTTGCGAATAACACGAGTTGGAAAGTCGACAGCATCACTTATATCAATAACGAAAAATATTATCGCGTGGCCACAAATGAATTTATCAAGTCATCCGATATTGCAATTAAAGATGTTCATTAA